From a single Gracilimonas sp. genomic region:
- a CDS encoding invasion associated locus B family protein — translation MSSSIDFDTEGKQTSSDGGSYKYNSSGALNKYTTMGYGTSYDIETDSRNRIIKMESDDTILQFSYDGNGNLSKEYENGSLSKSYSYDNQGRVIEAELYSTEDGMFENKIELAYSNTNNYTKVQIAFYNDEDELLRREVEYYDEQGHFFGRTNPGDPVPENFIEKDLLGNVLYEISGNGEEYTYAYSYSNWYGMPSGLNTKDRFRPDLAWNSKELLNDIAGLYSDLCFSFRWEEAQAFMHDNPDMFSIGQSSRDDETYAKLKHPSVLNQGKEVSFRINQDYCQVAYFPNTGSLYENFKDAVTQNASVELEYDYLTDYIDENKDGDEEVQTYYKTDAWDFPSINGLRVRVKRFNQEVNGEWDNWVNARVYNYDRSEATQMIKIKGQPWEVVEPYGEEYITLNQRSLFKTGAGIQVDTGEGILSIWTSDKEGVDDAWTFIPNFYSRSASSDSYFKIQSDIFVDDSPESLPAYEKCKQRIVKCAKYGNGFSMPVDEQSIQVMKSGNKIEFQAETTAGERYHIIISLDGFTAAYNEAKSTSLYGY, via the coding sequence ATGTCAAGTTCGATAGATTTTGACACTGAAGGTAAACAAACTTCATCTGACGGTGGGAGCTATAAGTATAACTCAAGTGGTGCGCTTAATAAATATACCACCATGGGATATGGAACCTCATATGATATTGAAACAGACTCCCGCAATCGAATCATAAAAATGGAAAGCGACGATACTATTCTCCAGTTCAGCTATGATGGTAACGGGAACCTAAGTAAAGAGTATGAGAATGGAAGCTTATCTAAAAGTTATTCTTATGATAACCAGGGAAGAGTTATTGAAGCTGAGTTATACTCCACTGAAGATGGTATGTTCGAGAATAAAATTGAGCTTGCTTACAGTAATACAAATAATTACACAAAAGTACAGATAGCATTTTATAACGACGAAGATGAGCTTTTAAGAAGAGAGGTAGAATACTATGACGAACAGGGACACTTTTTTGGCAGGACTAACCCCGGTGACCCAGTCCCTGAAAACTTCATTGAGAAAGACCTGTTGGGCAATGTACTCTATGAAATTTCTGGTAATGGCGAAGAATATACATACGCCTATTCTTATTCCAACTGGTACGGAATGCCCTCCGGGCTAAATACAAAAGACCGATTCCGGCCTGACCTTGCCTGGAACTCCAAGGAACTGCTGAATGATATTGCAGGACTCTACAGTGACCTTTGCTTCAGTTTTAGGTGGGAAGAAGCACAGGCATTTATGCATGACAATCCTGATATGTTTAGCATTGGACAATCAAGCAGAGATGACGAGACATATGCCAAATTAAAACACCCATCTGTACTAAATCAGGGAAAAGAGGTCTCTTTTAGAATTAATCAAGATTATTGCCAAGTGGCTTACTTTCCTAATACCGGATCTTTATATGAAAACTTTAAAGATGCCGTAACACAAAATGCATCAGTAGAGTTGGAGTATGATTATCTCACAGACTATATCGATGAGAATAAAGATGGCGATGAGGAAGTACAAACCTATTACAAAACTGATGCCTGGGATTTTCCAAGTATAAATGGGTTAAGGGTCAGAGTGAAACGGTTTAATCAGGAAGTAAATGGTGAATGGGATAACTGGGTAAACGCCCGTGTTTATAATTATGACCGCTCTGAGGCTACACAAATGATAAAAATTAAAGGACAACCATGGGAGGTTGTAGAACCTTATGGTGAAGAATATATCACCCTGAACCAGCGGTCCTTATTTAAAACAGGCGCAGGTATACAGGTGGATACCGGAGAAGGCATACTATCTATTTGGACCAGCGATAAGGAAGGGGTGGATGATGCCTGGACGTTTATTCCAAACTTTTACTCAAGGTCTGCTTCGTCTGATAGCTACTTTAAAATACAAAGTGACATTTTTGTTGATGATAGCCCCGAATCTCTGCCGGCCTACGAAAAGTGCAAGCAACGAATTGTTAAATGCGCAAAATATGGCAACGGCTTTAGTATGCCTGTGGACGAGCAGTCCATTCAGGTAATGAAATCCGGAAATAAGATTGAATTTCAGGCAGAAACCACTGCGGGTGAACGGTATCATATCATCATTTCTTTGGATGGTTTTACAGCAGCTTATAATGAGGCAAAAAGCACCAGTTTGTATGGGTATTAG
- a CDS encoding Mrp/NBP35 family ATP-binding protein: protein MSINKEQVKSALSQVLHPEEQRDLISLDMVQDVIVQDKYISFTLEFPEKNEGLEKQVTQKCEEAIQKFIDKEAIVDIQTAVNLSKKREMEASKPGQQQEQQQEILQGVKNIIAVASGKGGVGKSTVAVNIAAALAKKGEKVGLMDTDIYGPSIPTMFNIHERPNITTQKKLVPHEKFGIKLVSMGFLVDVDQAMVWRGPMATSAVKQFMTDVEWGELDYLILDLPPGTGDIQLTIVQTVPLTGAVIVSTPQTVALDDARKGVAMFKKVNVPVLGMVENMAYFTPPDMPDKKYYIFGKGGAAHLAQEMNVPVLAEVPLQQTLREGGDSGKPIVLEDSESPAATALMEATGNMQQQLALRNKEQSPTKKVDIKFRP, encoded by the coding sequence ATGTCTATCAATAAAGAGCAGGTTAAATCGGCACTCAGCCAGGTTTTACACCCCGAAGAACAACGCGACCTCATTTCCCTGGATATGGTTCAGGATGTGATTGTTCAGGACAAATACATTTCTTTTACGCTGGAATTTCCTGAGAAGAATGAAGGCCTTGAAAAGCAGGTCACGCAGAAGTGTGAAGAAGCCATCCAGAAATTTATCGACAAGGAAGCCATTGTTGATATTCAGACCGCTGTAAACTTGTCAAAAAAACGGGAAATGGAAGCCTCCAAACCCGGACAGCAGCAAGAACAACAACAGGAAATTCTGCAGGGAGTGAAGAACATCATCGCGGTTGCCTCCGGTAAAGGCGGGGTAGGTAAATCTACCGTAGCCGTGAATATTGCTGCAGCTCTGGCCAAGAAAGGGGAGAAAGTTGGCTTGATGGATACCGACATCTACGGACCAAGTATCCCGACCATGTTTAATATCCATGAGCGGCCGAATATCACCACGCAAAAGAAACTGGTTCCGCACGAGAAGTTTGGCATTAAACTGGTTTCCATGGGCTTCTTGGTGGATGTAGACCAGGCAATGGTGTGGCGCGGACCGATGGCAACCAGTGCCGTTAAACAATTTATGACCGATGTGGAATGGGGCGAACTCGATTACCTGATTCTGGACTTGCCTCCGGGAACCGGCGATATCCAGCTTACCATTGTGCAAACCGTACCACTGACCGGAGCCGTGATTGTATCAACCCCCCAAACGGTAGCCCTTGATGATGCCCGCAAAGGCGTGGCGATGTTCAAGAAAGTGAACGTACCCGTGCTGGGGATGGTCGAAAACATGGCCTATTTCACTCCACCGGATATGCCGGACAAGAAATATTACATCTTTGGAAAAGGCGGTGCTGCTCACCTGGCACAGGAAATGAACGTGCCCGTGTTGGCCGAAGTACCACTTCAGCAAACCTTGCGCGAAGGGGGCGACTCCGGAAAGCCCATTGTGCTGGAAGACAGTGAATCCCCAGCGGCAACCGCATTGATGGAAGCCACCGGGAATATGCAGCAACAGCTGGCGCTCCGGAATAAAGAGCAGTCACCGACTAAAAAGGTAGATATTAAGTTCAGACCCTAA
- a CDS encoding trimeric intracellular cation channel family protein: protein MDLIYLLDLIGTFVFAISGIRIASRINMDVFGASVVGFVTAIGGGTVRDLLLDSHPITWMADMTYPLVILAAVPFTFLMGKRLNNYSKTIFIFDTIGIALFTIIGMEKALSFGFNPFIAGMMGMISAVVGGITRDVLCREVPLIFRKEIYATACLAGAIIFYLGLKLNLPENLNYLFTTAVIITIRTVSIKWNLSLPKMKKV, encoded by the coding sequence ATGGACCTTATCTACCTCTTAGACCTTATTGGTACGTTCGTCTTTGCCATTAGCGGTATCAGGATTGCTTCCCGAATCAATATGGATGTGTTTGGTGCTTCGGTGGTGGGCTTTGTAACTGCGATTGGAGGCGGAACCGTCCGGGATTTGCTGCTCGACAGTCACCCCATTACCTGGATGGCCGACATGACGTATCCGCTGGTTATACTGGCGGCCGTGCCCTTCACTTTTCTGATGGGCAAAAGACTGAATAACTACAGCAAAACCATCTTCATTTTCGATACCATCGGGATTGCTCTTTTCACCATCATCGGGATGGAGAAAGCTCTTTCCTTTGGATTTAACCCTTTCATTGCCGGGATGATGGGGATGATATCAGCGGTGGTTGGCGGGATAACACGGGATGTGCTCTGCCGGGAGGTTCCGCTCATTTTCCGGAAAGAAATTTATGCAACCGCCTGCCTGGCCGGAGCCATCATCTTTTATCTTGGACTGAAACTGAATCTCCCCGAAAACCTGAATTACCTGTTTACAACGGCCGTCATTATCACCATCCGTACCGTATCGATAAAATGGAATCTATCCCTTCCCAAAATGAAAAAGGTGTAA
- a CDS encoding sodium/proline symporter, whose translation MEFLPVDELNTISIDGGGYVLAAFIGYLIILFGIGIYSARFSSEGISEFFIGGRKMNRLVVALSAVVSGRSAWLLLGVTGMAYAQGASALWAAVGYIVVEWFLFMYYAKRLRQFSERYDCITVPDFFAERFDDKSGSLRVILVIIFLVFMVSYVSSQFVAGGKAFASSFGITQNMGVILSAAIILLYTVVGGFMAVSLTDTIQAFFMIIALVFLPIIAIYDMGGWSVVSAELNLYDAAFVDPTALGFGAFIGFIGIGLGSPGNPHILSRYMSIDDAKQLKYAAVVGTIWNILMAGGAILIGLVGRAYFPEVDMLPASDTENLYPLLAQNQLHPVLFGVVIASIFAAIMSTADSQLLVAASSVVRDIYDKLLKKDEEIPQKTLVLYSRIVVVLLVVVSLIFGLVAQNIVFWLVLFAWAGLGASIGPTSILALYWKKTTKAGVIAGLLTGTAVTIIWYFIPVLKNNLYELIPAFTLSLLATWGVSKLTQTPDKLEEHFEEMTKE comes from the coding sequence TTGGAGTTTCTTCCTGTGGATGAACTGAATACCATATCGATTGACGGAGGCGGCTATGTGTTGGCTGCTTTCATTGGCTACCTGATTATCCTGTTTGGGATTGGAATATATTCGGCCCGCTTTTCATCTGAAGGAATTTCCGAATTCTTTATAGGCGGACGGAAAATGAACCGGCTGGTTGTGGCTCTTTCCGCAGTTGTATCCGGTCGCAGCGCCTGGCTTTTACTCGGGGTTACGGGCATGGCTTATGCTCAGGGTGCTTCCGCTCTTTGGGCAGCTGTAGGGTATATTGTGGTCGAGTGGTTTCTGTTCATGTATTACGCCAAACGGCTCCGGCAATTTTCAGAACGCTACGACTGCATCACCGTTCCTGATTTCTTCGCCGAACGCTTTGATGACAAATCCGGAAGCCTTCGGGTCATCCTCGTAATCATCTTCCTTGTTTTTATGGTGAGTTACGTCTCCTCCCAGTTTGTGGCCGGGGGAAAAGCTTTTGCTTCCAGCTTTGGTATTACCCAAAACATGGGCGTGATTCTTTCTGCCGCCATTATTCTGTTGTACACCGTAGTAGGAGGCTTTATGGCAGTAAGCCTGACCGACACCATCCAGGCGTTTTTCATGATTATCGCCCTTGTATTTCTGCCCATCATCGCGATTTATGATATGGGTGGGTGGAGCGTTGTTTCCGCAGAGCTGAACCTGTATGACGCCGCATTTGTCGACCCCACAGCACTCGGCTTCGGGGCTTTTATCGGGTTCATCGGTATCGGACTGGGTTCCCCGGGAAATCCTCACATCCTATCCCGGTACATGTCGATTGATGATGCCAAGCAGCTGAAGTACGCTGCCGTAGTTGGAACCATATGGAACATACTGATGGCCGGCGGTGCCATTTTGATCGGGCTGGTCGGCCGCGCATACTTTCCGGAGGTGGATATGCTTCCGGCATCCGATACCGAAAATCTGTATCCGCTCTTAGCTCAGAACCAACTTCACCCCGTACTGTTTGGTGTGGTAATTGCCTCTATTTTTGCAGCCATTATGTCCACTGCCGACTCCCAGCTTTTAGTGGCTGCTTCCAGTGTAGTCCGGGATATTTATGATAAGCTGCTTAAGAAAGACGAAGAGATTCCGCAAAAAACACTGGTTCTCTACAGTCGCATTGTGGTTGTCTTGCTGGTTGTTGTTTCTCTGATTTTCGGGCTGGTTGCACAGAATATTGTGTTCTGGCTGGTGCTTTTTGCCTGGGCGGGATTGGGAGCCTCCATCGGTCCGACCTCCATTCTGGCTCTTTACTGGAAAAAGACCACTAAGGCAGGTGTCATAGCCGGACTTTTGACCGGAACGGCCGTGACCATCATCTGGTATTTTATCCCCGTTTTGAAGAACAATCTATACGAGCTGATCCCTGCATTTACCCTAAGCCTGCTGGCCACCTGGGGCGTTAGTAAACTCACCCAAACACCCGATAAGCTGGAAGAGCATTTTGAAGAGATGACGAAGGAGTAG
- a CDS encoding Glu/Leu/Phe/Val dehydrogenase, giving the protein MSTYKFYEQVNKNFDKAAKYTRFDKGILAQIKICNTVYHVTFPVRRDDGSIEVVEGWRVEHSHHKLPTKGGIRYSHKVDEDETMALAALMTYKCAIVDVPFGGAKGGIKISTREYSEDELERITRRYTYELIKKGFIGPGVDVPAPDYGTGAREMGWILDTYRQMKDDLNAEACVTGKPIQQGGIRGRTEATGRGVYFGIREACNNKEDMEKIGLDTGVEGKTFVVQGLGNVGYHASKYMTEAGAKLVGVAEIEGSIYDENGIDIEKLMEFRKDTGSIIGFENTKELKDRDNALTAECDILIPAALESQITGDNAADVKAKIIAEAANGPTTADAHDILKERGALILPDTYLNAGGVVVSYFEWLKDIQHVRYGRLSKRFDETSLKKILRVIENISDRDFTDAELADLAKGAGEYDLVDSGLEETMITAYEQIAEVRDKHNLDDLRTAAFVGAIDKIGIMYEQMGIFP; this is encoded by the coding sequence ATGTCCACATATAAATTTTATGAACAGGTAAACAAAAACTTTGATAAAGCTGCCAAATACACCCGCTTCGACAAAGGTATTTTGGCCCAGATCAAAATCTGTAATACCGTTTATCATGTCACTTTTCCCGTTCGGCGAGATGACGGCTCTATCGAAGTTGTTGAAGGCTGGAGGGTAGAACACAGCCACCATAAACTGCCAACTAAAGGCGGTATCCGTTACAGTCATAAAGTGGACGAAGATGAAACCATGGCGCTTGCTGCTTTAATGACCTACAAGTGCGCCATTGTTGACGTACCTTTCGGAGGAGCCAAAGGTGGTATCAAAATCAGTACCCGTGAGTATTCGGAAGACGAGCTGGAAAGAATTACCCGGCGCTACACATACGAGCTGATTAAGAAAGGATTTATTGGTCCGGGAGTGGATGTGCCCGCACCGGATTACGGTACCGGCGCCCGTGAAATGGGATGGATTCTGGATACGTATCGCCAGATGAAAGATGATCTGAATGCCGAAGCCTGCGTAACCGGGAAGCCAATTCAGCAGGGCGGTATCCGCGGGCGAACGGAAGCTACCGGCCGCGGTGTCTATTTTGGGATTCGCGAAGCCTGTAATAACAAAGAGGACATGGAGAAAATAGGCCTCGACACCGGGGTTGAAGGAAAAACCTTTGTGGTGCAGGGTCTGGGTAACGTAGGATATCACGCATCCAAGTACATGACCGAAGCCGGAGCCAAGTTGGTAGGTGTTGCCGAAATTGAAGGATCTATTTACGATGAGAATGGCATCGACATTGAAAAACTGATGGAATTCCGTAAAGACACAGGGTCTATCATCGGTTTTGAAAATACCAAAGAGCTCAAAGATCGTGACAATGCATTAACTGCTGAATGTGATATTCTTATTCCTGCGGCTCTGGAAAGCCAGATTACCGGTGATAACGCAGCCGATGTAAAAGCGAAAATTATTGCCGAGGCCGCCAACGGCCCAACCACGGCCGATGCCCACGACATCCTGAAAGAACGCGGTGCTTTAATCTTACCTGATACCTACCTGAATGCGGGCGGTGTGGTTGTTTCTTACTTCGAATGGCTGAAGGATATCCAGCATGTGCGGTATGGGCGTTTAAGCAAGCGCTTTGATGAAACCAGCCTGAAGAAAATTCTGCGGGTCATTGAAAATATTTCAGACCGTGACTTTACCGACGCCGAACTGGCCGATCTGGCTAAAGGTGCCGGTGAGTATGACCTGGTGGATTCCGGCCTGGAAGAAACCATGATTACCGCTTACGAGCAGATTGCCGAAGTTCGGGATAAACATAACCTGGATGATCTAAGAACAGCCGCTTTTGTGGGTGCCATTGATAAGATTGGCATCATGTACGAGCAAATGGGCATTTTCCCGTGA
- a CDS encoding dipeptidase: MKKLLSSSILALLLLVGCAPSEKEIFDKAMDIHERVITLDTHVDINVNNFTEETNYTQRLDTQVDLIKMEEGGLDVVWLVVYTGQDTLTEEGYADAYDNADSKFEAIHRLTEEIAPDKIELATTSEDVRRIVADGKKVAMIGVENAYPVGTDLSRIEEFYERGARYMSLSHNGHSQFSDSNTGERNDEWMHDGLSDLGREAIAEMNRLGMLIDISHPSKKANIETMKLSRAPVIASHSSARAMNDVSRNLSDEELMLLKENGGVVQTVAFRSYLDSEKHAAWQDASRTVLEEEAGKLGFELLNWGDIREMSEEERDEYMEMYRTAQDNAEPRIVEEVNNMYPPVNVADLVDHVDYMVDLIGIEHVGISSDFDGGGGVYNWMDASETFNVTHELVKRGYSEEEIAMLWSGNLLRVLDEAEAVAAQIQAEEE, translated from the coding sequence ATGAAAAAACTACTCAGCTCTTCCATTCTTGCATTACTACTGTTAGTGGGATGCGCCCCAAGCGAAAAAGAAATTTTTGATAAAGCCATGGACATCCATGAAAGGGTCATCACCCTGGATACCCACGTGGATATAAACGTGAATAACTTTACCGAAGAAACCAATTACACCCAGCGGTTAGATACCCAGGTGGATTTGATTAAAATGGAAGAAGGCGGCCTGGATGTGGTTTGGCTGGTTGTGTACACCGGCCAGGATACACTTACGGAAGAAGGCTATGCTGATGCCTATGATAATGCAGACAGCAAGTTTGAAGCCATCCATCGGTTAACAGAAGAAATTGCGCCTGACAAAATAGAACTGGCAACTACTTCTGAGGATGTGAGACGTATAGTTGCTGACGGAAAGAAAGTAGCTATGATTGGAGTGGAGAATGCCTATCCGGTTGGAACCGATCTCTCCAGAATAGAAGAGTTTTACGAGCGCGGAGCCCGGTATATGTCCCTTTCTCATAATGGTCACAGTCAATTCAGCGACTCCAACACCGGCGAGCGCAATGACGAATGGATGCATGACGGCCTGAGTGATTTAGGAAGAGAAGCCATCGCCGAGATGAACCGCCTGGGAATGCTGATTGATATCTCCCATCCTTCCAAAAAAGCAAACATCGAAACGATGAAATTATCCAGGGCGCCGGTCATTGCTTCGCACTCTTCAGCCAGAGCGATGAATGATGTAAGCCGTAACCTGAGCGATGAAGAACTGATGCTGTTGAAAGAGAATGGCGGAGTGGTTCAGACCGTGGCTTTTCGCAGTTACTTAGACTCCGAAAAACACGCCGCCTGGCAGGATGCCTCGCGCACAGTTCTGGAAGAAGAAGCCGGAAAATTGGGTTTTGAGCTTTTAAATTGGGGTGATATTCGCGAAATGAGCGAAGAAGAACGTGACGAATATATGGAAATGTATCGCACCGCTCAGGATAATGCCGAGCCCCGAATTGTGGAAGAAGTCAACAACATGTACCCGCCGGTTAATGTTGCCGACCTGGTTGACCATGTAGATTATATGGTCGATTTAATTGGGATAGAGCATGTGGGAATCAGCTCTGATTTTGATGGCGGTGGTGGCGTTTACAACTGGATGGATGCCTCCGAAACCTTCAATGTGACGCATGAGCTGGTAAAACGCGGGTATAGTGAAGAAGAAATCGCAATGCTGTGGAGCGGAAATTTACTGCGCGTGCTGGATGAAGCCGAAGCGGTTGCCGCCCAAATTCAAGCCGAAGAAGAGTAG
- a CDS encoding GNAT family N-acetyltransferase → MIAEADVSTDVKILKADLNNPKHASDIVKIVDLFARDPMGQDEPLDEEVRVDMIAEMKKVPTTMTYIAYAGNKALGIVTCFVGFSTFTASKVFKIHDVAVHPDARGMGIGTMMLENIEEEAQEMGCSKITLEVREDNPARRLYEKQDFEYGDPKWYFMTKNLN, encoded by the coding sequence GTGATTGCAGAAGCAGACGTTTCAACCGACGTCAAGATTTTAAAAGCTGACTTAAACAACCCTAAACACGCCTCAGATATAGTCAAGATTGTAGACCTCTTTGCGAGAGATCCTATGGGGCAGGATGAACCGCTGGACGAGGAAGTCCGCGTTGATATGATCGCAGAGATGAAAAAAGTACCCACCACCATGACCTACATCGCCTATGCCGGCAATAAGGCGTTGGGCATTGTAACCTGTTTTGTAGGATTTTCAACCTTTACGGCCAGCAAGGTATTCAAAATTCATGATGTTGCCGTTCACCCCGATGCACGCGGGATGGGAATCGGAACCATGATGCTGGAAAACATTGAGGAAGAAGCTCAGGAAATGGGCTGCTCCAAAATTACCCTGGAAGTGCGGGAAGACAATCCGGCACGACGCCTGTACGAGAAACAAGATTTTGAGTATGGCGATCCAAAGTGGTACTTCATGACGAAGAATTTGAACTGA
- a CDS encoding TlpA disulfide reductase family protein translates to MKRLLILIAGSLLLASCAKEHTGPPFKVELNLKENTGQVPPLLAISMGGGFIFEPEYPGEPADIPEGLQNGEIFHGIIDLYQYVSQGHASGFINSSIFQRNSALIDSVAITDEWVDVIFTVAVGEDEQGKPVVYVEGKSGNFLDDPIYFDSTTVEFQDQIFNVMEAVVPSPFEYFNGEEAVWHEGKASLMYLSDSSPSESLQLFYHKIRMGTWTVNDQTFDVLLSKDSAPPYRKELYTYLYIDLDEDGKFDVMPDGMEAYPVTEPFNIAGESWKVTEIAIDGSSVIIDVSEEKVDPKVALRPGTEAPDFTAQTVSGDELSLQELRGKYVMLDFWGTWCGPCIDALPVLKQAYNKFGGSEFEIIGIANEVRADPFEDFLDQENITWPQILEIYEENNTVQELYSVNAYPTYYLIDPEGEIVEYGMALSEENLMSTLEQYLEK, encoded by the coding sequence ATGAAAAGATTACTGATACTGATTGCCGGAAGCCTGTTGTTGGCATCCTGCGCCAAAGAACATACCGGCCCTCCTTTTAAGGTAGAGTTGAATTTGAAGGAAAACACCGGGCAGGTTCCCCCGTTGCTGGCCATATCAATGGGAGGGGGATTTATTTTTGAACCTGAATACCCGGGAGAGCCTGCCGATATTCCCGAAGGACTTCAAAATGGGGAGATCTTTCATGGCATCATTGATCTGTATCAATATGTGAGCCAGGGGCATGCTTCAGGTTTTATCAATTCCTCGATTTTTCAGCGAAACAGTGCATTGATTGATTCTGTGGCCATCACCGATGAATGGGTTGATGTAATTTTTACGGTGGCCGTCGGGGAAGACGAGCAGGGTAAACCTGTGGTATATGTAGAAGGCAAAAGTGGAAACTTTTTGGATGACCCAATTTATTTTGATTCCACAACGGTAGAGTTTCAGGATCAGATTTTTAACGTTATGGAGGCTGTAGTTCCGTCTCCCTTTGAATATTTTAACGGAGAAGAGGCGGTATGGCATGAAGGAAAGGCGAGCCTGATGTACCTGTCTGATTCCTCTCCATCCGAAAGCCTGCAGCTTTTTTACCACAAAATCAGGATGGGCACGTGGACCGTTAATGATCAAACTTTCGATGTTCTTCTTTCCAAAGATAGTGCTCCTCCCTACAGAAAAGAATTATACACTTATTTGTATATAGACCTGGATGAAGACGGAAAATTTGACGTGATGCCGGACGGCATGGAAGCTTATCCCGTTACCGAACCTTTTAACATAGCCGGCGAGAGCTGGAAGGTTACTGAAATCGCCATCGATGGAAGTTCTGTAATCATTGATGTATCTGAGGAGAAAGTAGATCCCAAAGTCGCTCTTCGTCCCGGAACAGAAGCTCCTGATTTCACCGCTCAAACGGTAAGTGGTGATGAACTTAGCCTGCAAGAACTTCGGGGCAAGTATGTGATGCTTGATTTCTGGGGAACGTGGTGCGGTCCCTGTATTGATGCCCTGCCTGTTTTAAAGCAAGCCTATAATAAATTCGGCGGTTCTGAATTCGAGATTATTGGAATAGCCAATGAAGTAAGGGCCGATCCGTTTGAGGACTTTCTGGATCAGGAAAACATAACCTGGCCACAGATTCTGGAGATCTATGAAGAAAACAACACCGTTCAGGAATTGTATTCAGTCAACGCCTACCCAACCTACTACCTGATTGATCCGGAAGGTGAAATCGTGGAGTACGGAATGGCGCTATCGGAGGAAAACCTTATGAGTACACTTGAACAATATTTAGAGAAGTAG
- a CDS encoding M56 family metallopeptidase has translation MIIYLVKSTLLLGLLFGVYKLLLENEKMHRFNRFFLLFALIFGLTAPLISFGVSPEQSIAGIKMQQMGRIVNAPAEAVSKSVEPLITPEQKPLPKTDTKITPVTTSEPSWSINVAGILFGIYGLTTLFLLIRFAGGLMEIRNKIKAGSHQKTEHATLVLLDEPITPQSFFSYIFLEKKQFESGEIEPEILDHEITHVRQLHSLDVLFTEFLKVIFWFNPLMYLYKHAIQLNHEFLADDMVVSNGSSVSDYQNMLIRVCAGSKPMKTTSSISYSLTKRRLLMIGKRFSALRSGLKHLFLFPLLGLMALMFCTRADDTNSYSAYPDIDLTVSSTEIQSDVLGGTVLRFKAPDSSYFTGTQNYYNKKTDKKVSSFIFENGFKTASISYNENGEETLEHSFEYAGSTNSMVAMRMFNDDGVQVEEWLAPGYDGNTLGSIKEWHPNGSLKFEVKWKEDLKYQGIMTLYDEEGIILEQERYQDGELIEKIK, from the coding sequence ATGATTATCTATTTAGTTAAATCCACTTTACTGCTCGGGCTGCTTTTCGGGGTGTATAAGCTGCTGCTGGAAAATGAAAAGATGCACCGCTTCAACCGGTTCTTTTTGTTATTTGCTCTGATTTTTGGGTTGACAGCCCCGCTGATTTCATTTGGAGTTTCACCTGAACAATCCATCGCCGGTATAAAAATGCAACAGATGGGACGCATCGTGAATGCTCCGGCAGAAGCCGTAAGTAAATCGGTTGAGCCGCTGATCACTCCTGAGCAAAAACCTTTGCCAAAAACTGACACAAAAATCACCCCGGTTACTACAAGTGAACCAAGCTGGTCGATAAATGTCGCAGGTATCTTGTTTGGGATCTATGGCTTGACCACGCTTTTTCTGCTGATCCGATTTGCAGGCGGCTTGATGGAAATACGAAATAAGATCAAAGCCGGAAGCCATCAGAAAACGGAACATGCCACGCTGGTTTTACTGGATGAACCGATCACTCCGCAATCATTCTTTAGCTATATTTTCCTGGAGAAAAAGCAATTTGAGTCCGGAGAAATAGAACCGGAAATCCTGGATCATGAGATCACGCATGTACGGCAACTCCACTCTCTGGATGTTTTGTTCACGGAGTTCCTGAAAGTCATCTTCTGGTTCAACCCGCTGATGTATCTCTACAAACATGCCATTCAATTAAATCATGAATTTTTAGCCGACGATATGGTAGTGAGCAACGGCTCTTCTGTAAGCGATTACCAGAACATGCTGATTCGGGTTTGTGCCGGGAGTAAACCAATGAAAACAACCAGTAGTATTAGTTATTCGCTCACCAAAAGACGACTACTAATGATTGGGAAAAGATTTTCAGCACTTCGATCCGGATTAAAACATCTGTTTTTATTTCCTCTGCTGGGCTTAATGGCTCTGATGTTTTGTACTCGTGCAGACGATACAAATAGTTATTCAGCTTACCCGGATATTGACCTGACTGTATCTTCAACAGAGATTCAGTCAGATGTTTTAGGCGGTACGGTACTGAGATTTAAAGCACCGGACAGTAGTTACTTTACCGGCACTCAAAACTATTACAACAAGAAAACCGATAAAAAGGTATCGAGTTTTATTTTCGAAAATGGATTTAAAACAGCTTCCATTAGCTATAATGAGAATGGAGAAGAGACTTTAGAACATAGCTTTGAATACGCCGGTTCTACAAACTCTATGGTCGCAATGAGAATGTTCAACGATGATGGAGTACAGGTAGAGGAGTGGTTAGCCCCGGGCTATGACGGCAACACACTTGGGTCTATTAAGGAATGGCATCCGAACGGATCTCTCAAGTTTGAGGTAAAATGGAAAGAAGACCTAAAGTACCAGGGCATAATGACCTTATATGATGAGGAAGGAATTATTCTGGAACAGGAACGCTACCAAGACGGTGAGCTCATCGAGAAGATTAAATAA